The sequence TGCATAAAcatttctataaataaacttaaGCATGATAGACCAGTTGTCCAAATTTCTTTGCTATAGTTAGTGAGTGGAGATAAAGCTTTGTAGCAGTAAAGTTCTCCTCAAGTGTTCTTCCTATCCATAAAGACATGacaataaattttattttattttttacatttggaCCCTTTAATCTTGTCAAGCCAGTAATGTTTTACTTCAAATTTGTCGCATTTCCTGGCCAAAGAACTCAGAAGTTGCGATAACTCAGGAGAAAATGTGGTTATTTTCCTGAATGGTCTGGATTTCTTAACAGTGCAACATTAATGgtaataaacatgtttgcagtTGTCACTTGCATCGCATTAAGATCCCATTATTTACATGTACATTTATGTTGATGCAGATATGGATGTAAATTAAAGCTGGTGAGCTAAGTTTTGTTAAGAAAATATGGCTCATAGGTCACTTTTCGTtcttataaatattttaaacaaagttattttaaaGGTTTCACCTTCCTTAAGTAGGTATGGTGAGTTACTATGCTGGTATCCTGTATTGATTAGCCTAAGTCACAAATTTCAATTTATTCTGCACCTTTCCTTGAAAAATGTTagcatttttgtatttattttttatttgttttgaataCAAAAATATCTCTAATGGTTTTCTTAAAACCTACTATGTTCAAAGCAAGTTTTATACACAACTTGTAGGAATGGAAATGGTGGATACACCTGAATAAAACATAGGAACTTTATTGATTGATGCCTCTAAATGTATAATTTTCAAGATATGTCTCtgctaaaaacattttaagaaacCTGGTTTTCCTGTTTAACCTCAAGcaaattagaggcattttggCAAAATGAAGGCTCTGAAGAATCCAGTAACAATGGGATGAGTAATCCAGACACAAGCTGTCTTCACAGAGCTGCAGTATCTGTGTTGGCAATGTCATTTGCTGTGGAATAAGAGGGGCCTCACCATGCCAGCAAGGACCTTGGGAAGCTGGGAGGcaatgacctctgacatcatctCTGGAAACTCCACTTTCATGGCATCTGCCTGGATGAAGGTACTCAAACAGAACAGGTTGATCTTCTTTACTAtctgttaaaaaagaaacatcaatTTGTGTCTTGGTAGTTGTTAAAGtggcaaaaatatatatacggTTATACTGAGCTCTGTGGGGGAGCCTACATCATGAATGGCATCCATGAGTTTGGTGAGGTGGTAGAATCGCTGGGAACTTGCCACGATGCCCTTCTCCTTCATTTGAATAGCCTTGGTCAGCTCCCGGATGTAGTTTTGTCTCATTTCATCAAATGCTGCCTGACTTTTTAATCCTTCAAGAGGCACTAAGTGCAGAGAAgatatttgcatatttaaaatTGCACTAAACATTTCAAAACGGTATTGTTAGAAGAAGTAAAGAAATACTGGGGAGATGTTATGCAAGTACCAGCCAGCAATGATTTTAAAGGTAAATGCCGTTAGTAAAACTAGGATTGATAGCAGTTGCTACATAAATCTTGTCAAGATGCACACTGcttttataaaaatgtctttattgtGCAGTGCAGCTGTAACTGATCATAGCTTAGTTTGTAAGTCTCCTTAACAGCGTAAAATAGGGccgtgcgatatgaccaaaatctctgattcagtttattttgaaaagtctcaacgggatcttgagctttattgtgaaagttttAGGTCGAaataacgacaacgcataaaaacaagcgcttgtctgtctgtagtgtggttatattaaatataagagaaagagagaactttaagaaattaatatagccactacagtgaccatcaaaataatgaaaaaatattgccgtaaacagtttattttgtgacaccacgaaacaaacgatagcgtaaaatgcaacgatagacgtttttatatcgtcattcCGATATATatggttatatcgaacagccctagcaTAACAGTCTTACCTGTGTTGAGCAATATTATGGCTTTCATGCAAAGAAACTCTTCGCGTGTAACTTGAAGATTTGCAAACTCCTGAGGAATAAACTGTATGGCTAGACAGAGGTCGTAAATTGGAGATCTCCTCATTTGCTCCCTAATggacaaaagcacaaaatggtTTACGTCTCTGGATAACCAGTAGACTCTTTCTCTACTGAAATCACTAACTTATGGATAAAAGAGTTCATGAATCATCACCAACCGAAAGCCATCTTCAATTGCCGATGACTGTGGTTACTTACTGGCTAAGAACCAGATCAGGTGCAAAGTACAAATGTTCACCGGTGACATTCTGAAAGGAGCGCCACCCAAGAGAGAACACCATCATGTTCATCCACGAGTACTGGATGAGTGTCATCTGATCATTGATGTGTAGATTAcgaaaacctaaaaaaaagaaaaagaagaacatttcattcataacatTTCTTCTCGTATATATATGGTTTTCCAGTAACAGTAACATTTTTGTCTCAGTAGGTGTTTACAGTCATGTTAAACTATATTAAAATTTCCTGTCAAACACTTGACTCGGTGACAATATTCAAGGCATTACAAAGTCTTCTATCTTGGCGTTTAGGACTTTAGACTTCCAACAAGGCCCGCCACTAGATCCCCATGACAACAACTGTGATGGCCCTGAGATGCAGAAAGCTGTTACCTGGGAGAGATTTTGACCACTTCACAATCCACATCAGCTGTTTCTCACACAGCCTGTTGAGACTGGTGAGCAGAAGATGGGGAGCATCAGCCTGGGAGCTGTCATGACCAGAGTACACCACCTCTGGTTCGATGTTTTCAAGGATGTTGAGCATTTGTTGGGAGACTTGTAGCTCATGAATGCCTGGTATGTAAGACATGGGAGTCAAGGCTTGGCTGTCACCGGGCATGGTCATGTGGGACCGGAACATCAGGGATGGGGTCAAACCTGTGTCTTTCAAGGCCCCAAAGCGCTTCAGTTTCCTCCCTGTGACGTGAACATAAGTTCTGGTTTGATCTAATGGGAAACCACTAAATTCGTGCCAATAAGACATTTGAAAGAGTAAAATATCCtgaggggttttttgttgtttttttgagtcatgattttctttttaatctaaACATGCAGAATATTCTCTTTGGTTTTAATCATGGTTTCTTGGGACTACatgataaataaaaccaaatgatACCTCCAAGCATCATTCCTGCTTGATAGCACTTTCGAAGGCGACACGCAGGGCAATTTTTTCTCCGAATTTTGTCCACAATGCAGTCATTCCGCCCAGCACAGAGATAGCTGTGATGGCCTGTTGAATGAATAGGTACAGACaatgcaaaacatttttagCAGTTCTCCATTCCAAATATGTAGGAAACGGGAGAGGTCTTTAATAAGAAGAGAATGTGTTGAAGAGTTCTTGACTATTAGCATGAATACTCTACTCCACGCTGAGGCAGCACTCTGGCAGAAAATTAGATAGAGGCAAGGCTGTGAGGACAGAGTGACATGGCCACGGTGAGACATAGTGGCTCTAATATATCTCACATTGAAAGataacaggagaaaaaaaaaactccaagtGGAAGAACAGGATGTACACTAGTAACTGTGATACTGTTGCTAATAACCTTTAACAACTACCACAAAAGgtcattattattcttttaactTGGTTTTAGGAAAAATTTATAAAGATTAACATAGAAAATACATGTCTAAGCACTAAGAGAGATTTTTCATTTGTCTAAATATCGCAGTATTACGTTAGTAGTACATTGTGCAGCATTTTAAATGAGGGACATGAGGACAgaatcaaaagaaagaaaaagacagtaaGGAGTAAAGCAGTGaaaactatatatatacatatatatatacatatatatatatatatatgattcatacacacacacaaacacacacgcacacacatatacacacacacacactgtggttATTTTGACATTTGTTAAAGATTTTCTTTGCTCACCTTCAACCgctcttttaaaaaatactttacagCTCCCACACGTTAAGACTCCATAGTGGCAGCCAGATGCCTCATCACTACAGATCATACACAGTCTCTGGGGTGGCATACTGGGGGGGAAAGTAAATATATgtgaagagaaaaaatattCAGACAAAGACTACTGAGCGCTGTGGACTCCGCACtagataaaatattttttgttacattcaGAAATACCTAGAAAACCGTTAGTCGTTGTAAAATGATAAAGTATGTGTTGACAGTTGTGTAATTAATTAGGCTACTCTTTGATCCTCGAGTTACACGTGCCAACATTCACACCTAtccaaactgtgttaaaagttttGCGACACTGTTATGATTAATATAATTAAGATTCTGTCGGCAGTTATCACGCTGAGTAGTAGTTACCCGGGGAATGTGGAGAAAGGAGCTGGGTTCCTCTGAGGAAGAGTCTGGGTCTGGTTCTGCATCACATTGTAGCCACTAGTTCTGAACGGGTCCTCGTTTACCCCCGCCGACTGTCCCCAATACTGGGTCTCACCTGGAGATGCTTGCATCTGCCAACGAGGAACATCAGTCTTATATATCGACAATTGCCCAGCTGTTTGCGCGTTGGGATCGAAACTTGTCGATTCACCTTTGCTAAGCCCTAAGTGCTGCTTCCTGTCGGTGTCAGAACAGGTATCGAGAGCGGAAATCTCGAGTGATGGATCAAAGTTGTGACAGGGGATGTCCATAATCACAGAAGGCTCCTTTTCATCTTTGATGAACTTGCAAGCCCCGGAGGTAGAGGGGAGACCTGCGCCTGGTAAACTTTCGGATGCGGCCACGTTTGTCCTCTGAAGTTTAACAAAATCCTCCCACGGAACACCATCACATTTAAGATAGTCTCTGTTACGgtcataaaaatgttttgctcCAAGTGAAGGATCGACTGTGTTACAGTCTTTAAAAACTGCGCAGTCAGGGCTTGAATTAAGACCTTGGATCAGTGTGTTAACGTTTCCAAAATTACGCACAGAGGACATGCAATTTAGAAACCGTGAATCGGCCGGCAATTTTGTATTCGACCTACTGTATCCAGCTTCAATCACGTCACTTAGGCTTGTTTCGGTGGAATCAGCGACCGAAGTACTGTTGGTGCCCATCTTCCCGTTTGTTTTATTCTCCATTTTGTGAACCTCTAAGCGCACAACAGAGAGTGGAGGGCGCTCGGAGGTTGGAAGGTGTATGATAAGCTGTGATTTGGTAACCTTCCTGTAGTCCTCCTCCCCGTGGAAAAAGGCAGTCACTTGTCTTTCTTTCACACAAGGTCTATTCCattaatatatatctatattttttcacttcacaaataaaatgaagTTTTGGCCAATGTTGATGAGAGCGCAACTACGACCCCCAGTCGATAATCTCGGCAGATTTATAAGCATAACCTTGTGCTGGTAGTAGTCATCTTTAAAAGTCACATcgattgtttttattcttgtttcACATATTCGTAGTATTCCTCATTCTGACTATAACGGTCCTCCAAAGGTTGCCAGGGGAAGAATCCAAGACAAGACATCTATGTGGTTGCACTGCGCTCACACCAGACTTAAACAATAGACCAAAGAGGAGAATCAACAGTGCATCACTTCAATGCCAATGGTCTTTTGTCTCCGCCCTATAGTTCATGAATCAAGTAAAATATGGGGAAGGCATTATTACCAAAGGAGAAAGTACTATAAACTCTTATCGCCATCGGAAAGACGAAGATAAACCCCAGTAACTCGCAAAATGGATAATCATTTTCAACATCACCCTTGTGATTTCTGCTAAATCACAaacttttgtctgttttataaGTTTTCTTCAAAGGAATATTTTTTATAACTTTAATTGACTGTTtcctttttcatatttaatagATTTCATAGTGCTCGGAAACTAACCCTGCGTTTAAGCATCATCATTTTACTGTAGACAGATGAATATATAAAAAGACTTTGATAAAGTGAAGACTATCACCCATGTGGCCATCTAATGGCTACTGTTTATAAAATTGCCCTTTACCTtgaattacttttttgttttatctttagCCTCAACCTTGTTAGATATTATAgagggttttatttttaaaggaaatgtgAATGTTGCTGATGCATGTCGTTATTATTCACACAACGACCTTGGCCCCTATCTCCTGCGTCATGTTTTTGACAACATCAGAAACAATTCTCATGCTGTAATTGTTCTTCATATCTCCATAATGTGTTCTTTAATGTGCTGCAATGGCCTAGTTTTCTCACaagtttttaaactttaaatatagCTCCCATTGACCACCAACAGGCTTCGAAAAATCCTCTCATTTAATCAAATTTCGAATATTTCAGACACATGGGTAAATTTCCTCGGGATGTTAATGTTATAGATTCTTCTGGTGGTAATTGTATCAGTTTCGCTGTTTTATAACAGCCATGTTATAAAACTTGGTGTAAATGCTTCACAGCTGCATTATTCACAGGCTTGGCAGTTAAAGCCTGTTTGTAGCTTTTAGTCTTTCTGCCTCATATGGAGGCGAGCTGGATGTCTACATGACAGGTCACACTGTTCTCAGATATTTTGCCTAACACCAAGCACGAGAGAGCACAACAGCATGTGGTGCAATGATTTTAAAAACGCATAATCTCTCATGGGATGAAGATAACCCGCAGTAACTttaataacattaaataaacattatACTCGGGTAATTAATATTTTGACAAAGAacaacatttaagaaaaaagttttatagAGTTTTGAACATCAAGCCTGGAGTTGTATTGATTAACTGAAG comes from Astatotilapia calliptera chromosome 14, fAstCal1.2, whole genome shotgun sequence and encodes:
- the pgr gene encoding progesterone receptor isoform X1 codes for the protein MENKTNGKMGTNSTSVADSTETSLSDVIEAGYSRSNTKLPADSRFLNCMSSVRNFGNVNTLIQGLNSSPDCAVFKDCNTVDPSLGAKHFYDRNRDYLKCDGVPWEDFVKLQRTNVAASESLPGAGLPSTSGACKFIKDEKEPSVIMDIPCHNFDPSLEISALDTCSDTDRKQHLGLSKGESTSFDPNAQTAGQLSIYKTDVPRWQMQASPGETQYWGQSAGVNEDPFRTSGYNVMQNQTQTLPQRNPAPFSTFPGMPPQRLCMICSDEASGCHYGVLTCGSCKVFFKRAVEGHHSYLCAGRNDCIVDKIRRKNCPACRLRKCYQAGMMLGGRKLKRFGALKDTGLTPSLMFRSHMTMPGDSQALTPMSYIPGIHELQVSQQMLNILENIEPEVVYSGHDSSQADAPHLLLTSLNRLCEKQLMWIVKWSKSLPGFRNLHINDQMTLIQYSWMNMMVFSLGWRSFQNVTGEHLYFAPDLVLSQEQMRRSPIYDLCLAIQFIPQEFANLQVTREEFLCMKAIILLNTVPLEGLKSQAAFDEMRQNYIRELTKAIQMKEKGIVASSQRFYHLTKLMDAIHDIVKKINLFCLSTFIQADAMKVEFPEMMSEVIASQLPKVLAGMVRPLLFHSK
- the pgr gene encoding progesterone receptor isoform X2, with the translated sequence MQASPGETQYWGQSAGVNEDPFRTSGYNVMQNQTQTLPQRNPAPFSTFPGMPPQRLCMICSDEASGCHYGVLTCGSCKVFFKRAVEGHHSYLCAGRNDCIVDKIRRKNCPACRLRKCYQAGMMLGGRKLKRFGALKDTGLTPSLMFRSHMTMPGDSQALTPMSYIPGIHELQVSQQMLNILENIEPEVVYSGHDSSQADAPHLLLTSLNRLCEKQLMWIVKWSKSLPGFRNLHINDQMTLIQYSWMNMMVFSLGWRSFQNVTGEHLYFAPDLVLSQEQMRRSPIYDLCLAIQFIPQEFANLQVTREEFLCMKAIILLNTVPLEGLKSQAAFDEMRQNYIRELTKAIQMKEKGIVASSQRFYHLTKLMDAIHDIVKKINLFCLSTFIQADAMKVEFPEMMSEVIASQLPKVLAGMVRPLLFHSK